One Huiozyma naganishii CBS 8797 chromosome 4, complete genome genomic region harbors:
- the ATP2 gene encoding F1F0 ATP synthase subunit beta (similar to Saccharomyces cerevisiae ATP2 (YJR121W); ancestral locus Anc_7.507), producing the protein MVLPRLCQTARSSLMRQAFARNNIGLTSRVASYTTNQLWQKRFASTSQAAQAGKVKAVIGAIVDVQFEQANLPAILNALEIPQPNGGKLVLEVAQHLGESTVRTIAMDGTEGLVRGEKVVDTGAPISVPVGRETLGRIINVIGEPIDERGPITSKLRKPIHADPPSFADQSTAAEVLETGIKVVDLLAPYARGGKIGLFGGAGVGKTVFIQELINNIAKAHGGFSVFTGVGERTREGNDLYREMRETGVINLEGESKVALVFGQMNEPPGARARVALTGLTIAEYFRDEEGQDVLLFIDNIFRFTQAGSEVSALLGRIPSAVGYQPTLATDMGLLQERITTTKKGSVTSVQAVYVPADDLTDPAPATTFAHLDATTVLSRGISELGIYPAVDPLDSNSRLLDAAVVGQEHYDVAVKVQETLQAYKSLQDIIAILGMDELSEQDKLTVERARKIQRFLSQPFAVAEVFTGIPGKLVRLKDTISSFKAVLEGKYDDIPENAFYMVGGIEDVVAKAEKLAAEAK; encoded by the coding sequence atgGTATTGCCAAGATTGTGCCAGACGGCAAGGTCGTCTTTGATGAGACAGGCCTTTGCAAGAAACAATATTGGGCTGACCTCCAGGGTCGCCTCGTACACGACGAACCAGCTGTGGCAGAAACGGTTTGCCTCGACCTCCCAGGCTGCACAGGCGGGGAAAGTCAAAGCGGTCATCGGTGCTATTGTCGACGTGCAGTTCGAGCAGGCCAACTTGCCCGCTATTTTGAACGCTTTGGAGATCCCACAGCCAAACGGCGGGAAGCTTGTGTTGGAAGTTGCTCAGCATTTGGGTGAGAGCACCGTGCGGACCATTGCCATGGACGGTACCGAGGGGTTGGTCCGTGGTGAGAAAGTGGTAGACACGGGTGCCCCGATCTCCGTCCCAGTTGGGAGAGAGACTCTGGGCAGAATCATCAACGTTATCGGTGAGCCCATCGACGAGAGGGGGCCCATCACTTCGAAGTTGAGGAAACCCATTCATGCGGACCCACCTAGCTTTGCTGACCAGTCCACTGCTGCAGAAGTATTGGAGACCGGTATCAAAGTCGTCGACTTGCTTGCTCCTTACGCGAGAGGTGGGAAAATTGGTCTGTTCGGCGGTGCAGGTGTCGGTAAGACTGTGTTCATCCAGGAACTGATCAACAACATCGCAAAGGCCCACGGTGGGTTCTCAGTGTTCACCGGTGTAGGTGAAAGAACCAGAGAGGGTAACGATCTGTACCGTGAAATGAGAGAAACGGGTGTCATCAACTTGGAAGGTGAATCTAAAGTCGCCCTGGTGTTCGGTCAAATGAACGAACCTCCAGGAGCCAGAGCTAGAGTCGCCCTAACTGGGTTGACCATCGCCGAATACTTCAGAGACGAAGAGGGCCAGGATGTGCTGCTGTTTATCGACAACATTTTCAGATTCACACAGGCTGGTTCGGAAGTGTCCGCTTTGCTAGGTCGTATCCCATCCGCGGTCGGTTACCAGCCAACTTTGGCAACCGATATGGGGTTGCTGCAGGAAAGAattaccaccaccaagaAGGGTTCCGTCACCTCGGTGCAGGCAGTCTACGTCCCTGCAGATGATTTGACCGATCCTGCTCCTGCTACAACTTTCGCCCATTTGGACGCCACTACCGTGTTGTCCAGAGGTATCTCTGAACTGGGTATCTACCCAGCCGTGGACCCATTGGACTCCAACTCCAGATTGTTGGACGCCGCAGTGGTCGGTCAAGAGCACTACGACGTGGCTGTCAAAGTCCAAGAAACGTTGCAAGCTTACAAATCGCTACAAGATATCATTGCCATTTTGGGTATGGACGAACTGTCCGAACAGGATAAATTGACCGTCGAAAGAGCTAGAAAGATCCAGAGATTCTTGTCGCAACCGTTCGCTGTCGCTGAAGTGTTCACCGGTATCCCAGGTAAGTTAGTCAGATTAAAGGACACAAtttcctccttcaaagccGTCTTGGAAGGTAAATACGACGACATCCCAGAAAACGCCTTCTACATGGTTGGAGGTATCGAAGATGTCGTGGCCAAGGCTGAGAAATTGGCAGCCGAAGCTAAATGA
- the IBA57 gene encoding Iba57p (similar to Saccharomyces cerevisiae CAF17 (YJR122W); ancestral locus Anc_7.508) yields MILNGAARRLATQSMSKDGVFQFSKLSNKSFVKIWGPDTVKFLNGLLTTKLQPFFLKKNLTTISANDTSQDKSLYFPVDKTNWGVYQEKGPNGAFISRFGQYTTFLNGKGKLLTDSVLYPIPLTHSDTKYPEYLLEFDSNIAEQMLERLAAHRLASRIKLELTPNLNCFDALIQFKAMDPTGSNPWIDNLLDPMSSLKTPVDALLFTQSVVDSLFHQSSRGKIVGMFVDKRFERLVYKYGNAPQVFRIVTTSDVNDLGSIFNTKTFPFEFDIVESSESSGAFKKLRMQNGFIDGMSDVQPETILPLELNFDYIPNVISENKGCYIGQELTARTISTGILRKRAIPVALTEKVDLGKGYLEVDLDEKYDALFKNQNTQQTTSSPFGSATAAKKRKRPVGTLISHEGDLGLVVLRTEYFPLAFEKDSGNNEKFYITHNDKRIGITPIKPLWYDEWKQSQ; encoded by the coding sequence ATGATACTAAACGGAGCGGCGAGACGGTTAGCAACACAGTCTATGTCAAAGGATGGTGTTTTCCAGTTTTCAAAACTATCAAACAAGTCATTTGTGAAGATTTGGGGTCCGGATACAGTGAAGTTCTTGAATGGGCTTCTCACTACAAAGTTACAGCCATTCTTCCTTAAGAAGAATCTGACCACAATTAGCGCGAACGACACATCACAGGATAAGTCTTTGTATTTCCCTGTGGATAAAACCAATTGGGGGGTTTACCAAGAGAAGGGGCCCAACGGAGCTTTCATCTCAAGGTTTGGACAGTACACGACATTCCTCAATGGGAAAGGAAAGCTACTGACGGATTCCGTACTATATCCAATACCTTTGACCCACAGTGATACCAAGTACCCAGAGTATCTGTTGGAGTTTGATAGCAACATCGCAGAACAAATGCTAGAAAGACTCGCAGCCCATAGACTCGCCAGTAGAATAAAGTTAGAGCTTACCCCGAACCTAAACTGTTTTGATGCTTTGATACAGTTTAAAGCAATGGACCCCACGGGAAGTAACCCATGGATCGATAATCTTTTAGACCCTATGAGCTCGCTGAAAACTCCCGTGGATGCGTTGCTCTTCACCCAAAGTGTTGTCGATTCGCTCTTCCATCAGTCTTCACGCGGGAAGATTGTCGGTATGTTTGTCGATAAGAGATTTGAGAGACTGGTGTACAAATACGGAAATGCACCTCAGGTGTTCAGAATAGTCACCACAAGCGATGTAAACGATCTGGGGTCAATCTTCAATACAAAGACGTTTCCATTTGAATTCGACATCGTTGAGAGTTCAGAATCATCCGGagccttcaaaaagttgagGATGCAGAATGGCTTCATTGACGGAATGTCCGATGTGCAGCCCGAAACCATCCTGCCATTGGAACTCAACTTCGACTATATCCCCAATGTGATAAGCGAAAACAAAGGGTGCTATATTGGCCAAGAGCTGACTGCTCGAACAATATCCACTGGGATATTGAGGAAGCGCGCCATCCCAGTTGCACTGACAGAGAAGGTCGACTTGGGGAAAGGGTACTTGGAGGTGGATTTGGATGAAAAATACGACGCACTATTCAAGAACCAGAATACACAACAAACGACAAGCAGCCCGTTCGGATCCGCTACTGCAgcaaagaaaaggaagcgACCCGTCGGGACACTTATTTCACATGAGGGAGACTTAGGACTTGTTGTGCTACGGACCGAGTACTTCCCACTTGCATTCGAAAAGGACAGCGGTAACAACGAGAAATTCTACATCACGCACAACGACAAGCGTATAGGTATTACACCAATAAAACCGCTGTGGTATGATGAATGGAAACAATCTCAATGA